From Brassica oleracea var. oleracea cultivar TO1000 chromosome C3, BOL, whole genome shotgun sequence, a single genomic window includes:
- the LOC106330690 gene encoding uncharacterized protein LOC106330690 gives MVAKNSLFLLTLGGISHATAKKSIWNAKHGIEAAKPKCLLLGTDEISFTAKKQEKFLTPHHDALVILLTVANCLVKTILVHNGSSGNIIFQAAYKDLGLEESALTQRITPLIGFSGEVKQTAGDVTLPVYAEGINMSTKFLVVDCDSSYNMILGRPRIHGMGTVPSTLHQMVKFPKPWGIKAFRGDPEYSRSCYQTTLKGKTKVL, from the coding sequence CGGCATAAGCCATGCAACCGCGAAGAAAAGCATCTGGAACGCTAAGCACGGCATAGAGGCCGCCAAGCCAAAATGCCTGCTCCTAGGCACGGACGAAATAAGCTTCACGGCCAAGAAGCAGGAGAAATTTCTCACCCCGCATCACGACGCCCTGGTCATATTGCTCACTGTAGCGAACTGCCTGGTGAAAACGATATTGGTACATAATGGAAGCTCCGGCAACATCATCTTCCAGGCCGCATACAAGGACCTGGGGCTGGAGGAAAGCGCTCTAACTCAGAGGATAACCCCACTTATAGGGTTCAGTGGGGAAGTCAAACAAACCGCCGGAGACGTGACCCTCCCGGTATACGCCGAAGGAATCAACATGTCAACCAAGTTCCTCGTTGTTGACTGCGACTCGTCCTACAATATGATCCTAGGACGGCCCAGGATTCACGGCATGGGAACCGTCCCCTCGACTCTTCACCAGATGGTGAAATTCCCCAAACCCTGGGGCATAAAGGCGTTCAGAGGAGATCCGGAGTATTCCCGCTCCTGCTACCAGACTACTCTGAAGGGAAAGACCAAGGTCTTATAG